The sequence GAAAGTTTTGGTCATTTTGCCGGCACCACTCCCGATGTCCCCGGTAAAGTCAACGTCCCGGTATTACGCCGCGTGTTCGAAACCGCGGAAGTCAACGAAAAAATATCTTCCACTGTGGACGCCTATAACATTGCCCGCCGCTATATACCGCAAGGCGGCGCGCTCTTACTCAATAATCAGAACCAACTGGCCGGCACGCTCACGATTACCGATTACAGTAAAATCCGTGGCGAGGCACAAAAAGAAATACTGCAAGCATTGGAAAAACATAACGCCAGTGTTGTGATTATATTTACACCCGACAAAATAATGTCCCCGCAAGAAGCGGCAAACCTTAAAAAGTTTTTCGTCGACGCGACCGGGGAAATAAAACTATTGGATATACTCGATCGAACCGGCTCTAAAAGGGAAGACGGCACGTTGCCGGATTATGCATCTGGCGAATTCCTTTCTGTGTCCGAAACGGCGGAAGATCTCACGGCCAAAGTAACCGCCGCTGCCGGCCGCAAAGTATCGCGCGCCGTGGAAATTGCCACCGGGCGCATGTCCACCGACGCCAAACCAACTATCGATAAACTGAAAAAACACTGGCGCGAATTCTGGCAACCCTTCTCGACGCTTAACGACGGCGGTAAGGCGCTCACCGCCCGCTATCAGGCGATGGGCAACGTCGCCAAAGCCGTGCGCTTTATCGACAAACTGAAAACGGAACTTGACGCCTACCCGCCGGAAGTCAAAAAAGATATGTTCTGGTATCTCAATGGCGATATCCCGGTGGAATACCTGCCCGACGAGGCGCGCGAAATGGCGCAAAACATCAAACGCCGCACGGAAATCATCGGCGAAATGCTCGTTGACCGCGGCATTCTCACGCAGGAAACCTTTGACAAACACAAAGGTAAATACGTTCACTATATGTATGCCAAACATATCGTGGGTGAAGATGGAGATATCGGCGTTATGCCTTCCGGGAAACTGGATCTTTCCTACACACTGGCCCGCAATCCAAACCTGACGACAAAACAACGCCGCGAGCTGGGCCTGATCGAAGACGCCTCCGTCGCTGTGCCGGTCGGCATGGGCAAGGCGCTGACGGATATCGCGAAATTCGATTTTCTGGAAACGATCGCCAATAATCCCGAATGGGTATGGCAACCCTCCGTCGTGCGCGTCGCCATCGGCGCGAAACTCAAAGAACCGATCCACGGCCGCACCCGCCGCTACGTTACCATGAGCGTGGGCAAACTAATTGATCAGGTGAAAATCTACAACGAAATGATGCGCACCGCGCCTTCGCCCGACGTGAAAGAAATCCACGATACCCTCGCCGCCGCGCTGGATCGCGCGCAAACCAAAGCGCAGAAAGCGCCGGAAGATTATGTGGAACTGCCCAACACCCGCCACTACGGCCCGCTGGCCGGCGCGTTTGTGGCGAAGCCAATCGCCGACGATCTCAAGCCGGTAATGGATATCACCGCCGACCAGGGCGCGCTATTCAATACCATGCTGCAAATCCACCGCGAAGGCATGGCGTATTTCAAAATGGGCAAAGTGGCGCTGAACGTGCCTACCGCGACGCGCAATATTGTATCCAACATCATCCAGCAGAACATGCGCGGCCGCTCGTTGCCGAATGTAATAAAAGATATTATCTCCGGCATCGAATCATTTAAAGCTCA comes from Candidatus Hydrogenedentota bacterium and encodes:
- a CDS encoding JAB domain-containing protein yields the protein MIVAHNHPSGNPSFSVQDRKMHERLENLLAGSGVTLMDSIVVTQEHYAAYNESFGHFAGTTPDVPGKVNVPVLRRVFETAEVNEKISSTVDAYNIARRYIPQGGALLLNNQNQLAGTLTITDYSKIRGEAQKEILQALEKHNASVVIIFTPDKIMSPQEAANLKKFFVDATGEIKLLDILDRTGSKREDGTLPDYASGEFLSVSETAEDLTAKVTAAAGRKVSRAVEIATGRMSTDAKPTIDKLKKHWREFWQPFSTLNDGGKALTARYQAMGNVAKAVRFIDKLKTELDAYPPEVKKDMFWYLNGDIPVEYLPDEAREMAQNIKRRTEIIGEMLVDRGILTQETFDKHKGKYVHYMYAKHIVGEDGDIGVMPSGKLDLSYTLARNPNLTTKQRRELGLIEDASVAVPVGMGKALTDIAKFDFLETIANNPEWVWQPSVVRVAIGAKLKEPIHGRTRRYVTMSVGKLIDQVKIYNEMMRTAPSPDVKEIHDTLAAALDRAQTKAQKAPEDYVELPNTRHYGPLAGAFVAKPIADDLKPVMDITADQGALFNTMLQIHREGMAYFKMGKVALNVPTATRNIVSNIIQQNMRGRSLPNVIKDIISGIESFKAQDKIYEEAFGMGMFHTNWFTTEINDVLNEFRKAETGRWDKVITAAKNLAKYYGRIDDIAKLAIFKQMRQSGASIDEAALEAMKWGMDYSLTSRSVKGLRQTIVPFVSYQYKIAPLIAESLIKRPWVLAKFALIYPAAKMLAMALHDLDDDDWEDLEKQLPAYIKNAGSVMILPWKSPAGHWQWVNMEYFFPWGNYLELFRNAKDLDTGGTMRDLGISNPFLGLFYTGLSARDETGQPPTHPFYGTPIYNQLDPAPIKAAKYLEYVVNTWMPAMLTRQGAAGYTGKAIMGKEDRWGKRVTVPQALARWFGVNIVSVSPEQSRAQISVRLQDMHKEMARVEADPSRSEAEKNAYRRRFDKAKAELAEQAPAAILPITKAKGNDPVYNALREMAAQGILKSSPPARTMNINGISIKMSMEQYRDYLDTSSDIARRKLSASVTSPAWAEMPAWRKTELVNKIITTARKQVRQRVKAQMLREHRDKLIEARRAKRQNTLAF